The Odocoileus virginianus isolate 20LAN1187 ecotype Illinois chromosome 27, Ovbor_1.2, whole genome shotgun sequence genome has a window encoding:
- the LOC110124374 gene encoding olfactory receptor 2W1-like → METSNGSSRTDFILLGFSDQPQLEHIISVVAFIFYIITLVGNTTIILVSYLDTQLHTPMYFFLSNLSFLDLCYTTSIIPQMLVNLWGPKKSITYGGCVLQFFFALDLGATECLLLAVMAYDRYAAVCQPLHYTVIMHPELCQKMVLIAWLGGLGSALILCSLTLKLPRCGHREVDNFFCEMPALIKMACVYSKVIEVVVFALGVVFLLVPLSLILISYGVITQAVMRIKSAVKWRKILNTCGSHLTVVSLFYGTIIYMYMKPQTSTSQNEGKFLTLFYTIVTPSLNPLIYTLRNKDVKSAIKRILWIKKMASKVMN, encoded by the coding sequence ATGGAAACCAGCAATGGAAGTTCCAGAACAGACTTCATCCTTCTGGGCTTTTCTGATCAGCCCCAATTGGAACACATCATCTCTGTGGTTGCCTTCATCTTCTATATTATTACACTGGTAGGAAACACAACTATCATTCTTGTATCTTACCTAGACACCCAGCTCCATACGCCCATGTATTTCTTCTTATCCAATTTGTCTTTTTTGGACCTCTGTTACACAACTAGTATTATCCCCCAGATGCTGGTAAATCTATGGGGTCCAAAAAAGTCTATTACATATGGAGGGTGTGTGCTCCAATTCTTCTTTGCCCTTGACTTGGGAGCCACAGAATGCCTTCTCTTGGCTGTGATGGCTTATGACCGCTATGCTGCTGTCTGTCAACCTCTTCACTACACAGTAATAATGCACCCTGAGCTCTGCCAGAAGATGGTGTTGATTGCCTGGTTAGGTGGTCTTGGCAGTGCCTTAATTCTTTGCTCTTTGACTTTGAAGTTGCCAAGATGTGGGCACCGGGAGGTGGATAATTTTTTCTGTGAGATGCCAGCATTGATCAAGATGGCTTGTGTCTATTCAAAAGTAATTGAAGTTGTTGTCTTTGCTCTTGGAGTGGTATTTCTTCTGGTACCTCTGTCACTAATTCTCATCTCATATGGAGTTATCACTCAAGCTGTCATGAGAATCAAGTCAGCAGTAAAGTGGCGAAAGATCCTTAATACATGTGGTTCCCACCTCACAGTAGTATCTCTGTTTTATGGAACAATCATTTATATGTACATGAAGCCACAAACTAGCACCTCACAAAATGAGGGGAAATTCCTTACTCTCTTTTATACCATTGTCACACCCAGTCTTAACCCTCTGATATACACTTTGAGAAACAAAGATGTAAAGAGTGCAATAAAGAGAATattgtggattaaaaaaatggCCAGCAAAGTCATGAATTAG